The following proteins come from a genomic window of Burkholderia stabilis:
- a CDS encoding NINE protein: MSSSTAPSRRFRSKTLTAALAFLFGSLGAHRFYLYGLRDVYGWAHLLATIVGIPGFLLLAATQRTAGLGWWLALPGAISLLAAFLAALVYGLRPDEKWDAQFNAETGKHSRSGWAVIFVVIFSLLIGAFLLMTALALSFQTYFESQVEAAKQISQ; the protein is encoded by the coding sequence ATGTCCAGCAGCACCGCACCGTCCCGCCGCTTCCGCTCCAAGACGCTCACCGCCGCCCTCGCCTTCCTGTTCGGCTCGCTCGGCGCGCACCGCTTCTATCTGTACGGCCTTCGCGACGTGTATGGTTGGGCGCACCTGCTTGCGACGATCGTCGGCATCCCGGGCTTCCTCCTGCTCGCCGCCACCCAGCGTACGGCCGGCCTCGGCTGGTGGCTCGCGCTGCCCGGTGCGATCTCGCTGCTGGCGGCGTTCCTCGCCGCACTCGTCTACGGGTTGCGCCCCGACGAAAAGTGGGACGCGCAATTCAACGCGGAAACAGGCAAACACAGCCGCTCGGGCTGGGCCGTGATCTTTGTCGTGATCTTCTCGCTGCTGATCGGCGCGTTCCTGCTGATGACCGCTCTCGCGCTGTCGTTCCAGACGTATTTCGAATCGCAGGTCGAAGCGGCCAAGCAGATTTCGCAGTAA
- a CDS encoding PA0069 family radical SAM protein gives MGGHMDDRFDNEFPVAPPAPRKGRGAVDNLQGRYEIAQREAVDDGWTHESDDGDFPAPLRTQVFEERAKSILTHNQSPDIPFSVSLNPYRGCEHGCIYCFARPTHSYLGLSPGLDFESRIYAKVNAAELLEREIARKRYVPEPIALGVNTDAYQPVERDLRITRSVIQVMHDHGLPFAAITKSSLIERDLDLLAPMAERGQVMAAVTITTLDADLARTLEPRAATPARRLRTIRALRDAGVPVGVSIAPMIPFVTEPDMERVLEACAEAGATHASYIILRLPWEVAPLFKNWLTAHFPDRAERVMNRVRDMRGGKDYDSDFSKRMKGEGIWADLLRQRFRQVVKRLGLNERTNGILDLSQFRGAPSAAVPAQRIAVRSVGAKPRDDMQLNLF, from the coding sequence ATGGGTGGGCACATGGACGATCGGTTCGACAACGAATTTCCGGTAGCGCCGCCCGCGCCCCGCAAGGGGCGCGGTGCGGTCGACAACCTGCAGGGGCGGTACGAGATCGCGCAGCGCGAGGCGGTCGACGACGGCTGGACGCACGAGTCGGACGATGGCGACTTTCCCGCACCGTTGCGCACGCAGGTATTCGAGGAGCGGGCGAAGAGCATTCTCACGCACAACCAGTCGCCCGATATTCCGTTCAGCGTATCGCTCAACCCGTATCGCGGTTGCGAGCACGGTTGCATCTACTGCTTCGCGCGGCCGACGCACAGCTATCTCGGCCTGTCGCCGGGGCTCGATTTCGAAAGTCGCATCTATGCGAAGGTGAATGCGGCCGAACTGCTCGAGCGCGAGATTGCGCGGAAGCGCTACGTGCCGGAGCCGATCGCGCTCGGCGTCAACACCGACGCCTACCAACCGGTCGAGCGCGACCTGCGCATCACGCGCAGCGTGATCCAGGTGATGCACGATCACGGGCTGCCGTTCGCCGCGATCACGAAATCGTCGCTGATCGAGCGCGATCTCGACCTGCTCGCACCCATGGCCGAGCGCGGGCAGGTCATGGCGGCGGTCACGATCACGACGCTCGACGCCGATCTCGCACGCACGCTCGAGCCGCGCGCGGCGACACCGGCGCGCCGGTTGCGCACGATCCGTGCGCTGCGCGATGCGGGCGTGCCGGTTGGCGTGAGCATTGCGCCGATGATTCCGTTCGTCACCGAGCCCGACATGGAACGTGTGCTCGAAGCCTGTGCGGAGGCCGGTGCGACGCATGCGAGCTACATCATCCTGCGGCTGCCGTGGGAGGTCGCGCCGCTGTTCAAGAACTGGCTTACCGCCCATTTTCCCGATCGTGCGGAGCGCGTGATGAATCGCGTGCGCGACATGCGCGGCGGAAAAGACTACGACTCGGATTTTTCGAAGCGGATGAAGGGCGAGGGGATCTGGGCCGACCTGTTGCGGCAGCGCTTTCGTCAGGTCGTCAAGCGGCTCGGGCTGAACGAGCGCACGAACGGTATTCTCGATCTGTCGCAGTTCCGCGGTGCGCCGTCTGCGGCGGTGCCGGCGCAGCGCATTGCTGTTCGTTCGGTCGGTGCGAAGCCGCGCGACGACATGCAGTTGAACCTGTTCTGA